In Leishmania braziliensis MHOM/BR/75/M2904 complete genome, chromosome 18, the following proteins share a genomic window:
- a CDS encoding putative ras-related protein rab-5: protein MNTHPPQLMEATSAKIVMLGESGAGKSSIALRFARNEFLANQETTIGAAFLSKTVMMPPARGAAAAPGGAASAHALQQQMRALKYEIWDTAGQERFRSLAPIYYRGACGALVVYDITNSESLKKAQTWIKELRANADPSLIIVLVGNKKDLESLRQVPFEDGQRLAAEEQLAAFYETSAKDNNNVEQVFLDLAGKLLDQGLGNRGGATGGARGGVIAPRGERVEQHNESAAQSTCC, encoded by the coding sequence ATgaacacccacccacctcaGCTGATGGAGGCTACGTCCGCGAAGATCGTGATGCTCGGTGAGTCTGGTGCCGGCAAGAGCTCCATCGCGCTTCGCTTTGCGCGGAATGAGTTCTTAGCCAACCAGGAGACCACTATCGGCGCTGCCTTTCTGTCCAAGACGGTGATGATGCCACCggcgcgcggcgccgcggccgccccAGGCGGTGCGGCTTCTGCTCACGCTCTTCAGCAGCAGATGCGTGCACTCAAGTATGAGATTTGGGATACGGCGGGTCAGGAGCGCTTCCGCTCTCTTGCCCCGATTTACTACCGCGGTGCCTGCGGTGCTCTTGTCGTGTACGACATCACGAATAGCGAGAGCCTCAAGAAGGCGCAGACTTGGATCAAGGAGCTCCGTGCCAACGCAGATCCGTCACTGATTATTGTACTCGTCGGAAACAAGAAGGATTTGGAGTCTCTGCGGCAGGTGCCCTTCGAGGATGGACAGCGTCTCGCAGCCGAGGAGCAGCTCGCTGCCTTCTACGAGACATCTGCAAAGGACAACAACAACGTTGAGCAGGTGTTTCTCGATTTAGCTGGGAAACTCCTCGACCAGGGCCTGGGCAACCGCGGCGGGGCTACTGGAGGTGCACGCGGTGGCGTGATAGCACCACGTGGCGAGCGTGTAGAGCAGCACAACGAGTCAGCCGCCCAGTCTACGTGCTGCTga